One window of the Candidatus Eremiobacteraceae bacterium genome contains the following:
- a CDS encoding DUF5693 family protein, with product MRISMPRRIAVVLVALGLLASLAVAFDRWRYEAQNRSVEVTMDQQDLVQFAQAYGYDLDELLREMRRAGLTSVAVYEEQGQRVNDGSSAYVQSGQQIINAARTSPLGDPMLAAMVRNKSIDPLSVYILVYDRPTLDRYRAVLRTQFEPKTVRVLRARLPALIAVKTQLDFFNSIGLGIPQDFAARVRRLGLLVDPRVQNNERLDPGGIGAVFDQMLRGGEIGTIIFFGQRNEVLGFPFQLDATAGEFKSSHANFGDVEAYSDDQVQKGTQSLGREIPGQTVRVQAIAQPLLQKMQLDDVVGTYVLGVRERNIRVIYLRTFPHVIQTTAPDGSLQTLSAEQTNLTMLSELRDRLAANGFREGRPGVFVDFKGGPLPVLWFLAVLGAAAAFILLLDAYGAARPWMSWTLYAASVVAYWGAFAIHHDEFVRKAAALGAALTFAVLAGTSLARWFLREPDPRAALTRTVADGGLALVTCVAIACAGAVYLTALLAQAAFMLEIEMFAGVKMLLVVPPLVLLLLYAFTPKFGAAAKPGDAASAPIKAWHLAALVLLAGAAVLLVLRSGNQPDIGVSGIETQLRGWLAQLTGARPRFKEFAIGYPLIVLLPALLARHRALIGWLVVLAGGVGLADVLDTFSHIHTPLYVGILRTINGVVLGFAIGVVLQIVYRLSFARQAAPGER from the coding sequence ATGCGCATTTCCATGCCGCGACGCATCGCCGTCGTTCTCGTCGCGCTTGGCCTTCTCGCTTCTCTTGCCGTCGCGTTCGATCGCTGGCGCTACGAAGCGCAGAACCGCTCCGTCGAAGTCACGATGGATCAGCAAGATCTCGTCCAGTTCGCGCAAGCCTACGGCTACGATCTTGATGAACTGCTGCGCGAGATGCGCCGTGCCGGCCTGACGTCCGTCGCCGTATACGAAGAGCAAGGCCAGCGCGTCAACGACGGTTCGAGCGCGTACGTGCAGTCGGGTCAGCAGATCATCAACGCCGCGCGGACCTCCCCCCTGGGCGATCCGATGCTCGCGGCGATGGTCCGCAACAAGTCCATCGATCCGCTCAGCGTCTACATCCTCGTCTACGACCGCCCGACGCTCGATCGCTATCGCGCCGTGCTGCGGACGCAGTTCGAGCCGAAGACCGTCCGCGTGCTGCGTGCGCGTCTTCCGGCACTCATCGCCGTCAAGACGCAGCTTGATTTCTTCAATTCGATCGGCCTCGGCATTCCGCAAGATTTCGCCGCACGCGTTCGCCGCCTCGGACTGCTCGTAGACCCGCGCGTGCAGAACAACGAACGGCTCGATCCCGGCGGGATAGGTGCGGTCTTCGATCAGATGCTGCGCGGCGGCGAGATCGGTACCATCATCTTTTTCGGTCAGCGCAACGAGGTTCTCGGCTTCCCGTTCCAACTCGACGCAACGGCCGGCGAGTTCAAGAGCTCGCATGCCAACTTTGGCGACGTGGAAGCGTACTCGGACGACCAAGTGCAAAAAGGCACGCAGTCGCTCGGGCGCGAGATCCCTGGGCAGACCGTTCGCGTCCAAGCGATCGCCCAACCGCTTTTGCAGAAGATGCAGCTCGACGACGTCGTCGGGACGTACGTGCTCGGCGTGCGCGAGCGGAATATCCGCGTCATCTACCTGCGCACGTTTCCGCACGTGATCCAGACGACGGCTCCCGACGGATCACTGCAGACGCTTTCCGCCGAGCAGACAAACCTCACGATGTTGAGCGAGCTGCGCGATCGCCTTGCCGCCAACGGCTTTCGCGAGGGGCGGCCAGGCGTGTTCGTGGACTTCAAGGGCGGTCCGCTGCCGGTGCTCTGGTTCCTCGCCGTGCTCGGAGCTGCAGCTGCTTTCATTCTCTTGCTCGATGCGTATGGTGCGGCGCGCCCGTGGATGTCGTGGACGCTGTACGCCGCGAGCGTTGTGGCGTACTGGGGCGCATTTGCCATCCATCACGATGAGTTCGTGCGCAAGGCCGCGGCGCTGGGCGCGGCGCTGACTTTTGCGGTGCTTGCCGGCACGTCGCTCGCGCGCTGGTTCCTGCGCGAACCCGATCCGCGAGCGGCCCTGACGCGGACCGTTGCGGACGGTGGGTTGGCCCTCGTGACGTGCGTGGCTATTGCCTGCGCCGGCGCCGTATACCTGACGGCTCTCTTGGCACAGGCCGCATTCATGCTGGAAATCGAGATGTTCGCCGGCGTCAAGATGCTGCTCGTCGTGCCGCCGCTCGTGTTGCTTCTATTATATGCATTCACACCGAAGTTCGGCGCCGCGGCCAAACCGGGCGATGCGGCAAGCGCGCCGATAAAGGCATGGCACCTTGCCGCGCTCGTGCTGCTCGCCGGCGCAGCCGTTCTGCTCGTCTTGCGGTCGGGCAACCAGCCTGACATCGGCGTGTCCGGCATCGAGACACAGCTGCGCGGCTGGCTCGCCCAATTGACCGGCGCGAGGCCGCGCTTCAAGGAATTCGCGATCGGCTATCCGCTCATCGTCTTGCTTCCAGCGCTTCTCGCGCGGCATCGCGCGCTCATCGGATGGCTCGTTGTGCTGGCGGGCGGGGTCGGACTTGCCGACGTGCTCGACACGTTCTCTCATATACATACACCGCTGTACGTGGGCATCTTGAGGACGATCAACGGTGTCGTGCTCGGATTTGCGATCGGCGTCGTGCTCCAGATCGTCTATCGTCTGTCCTTCGCGCGGCAGGCGGCCCCCGGCGAGCGATGA
- the csaB gene encoding polysaccharide pyruvyl transferase CsaB: MTSRPASLLLSGYWGFGNFGDEAILRVMVDEWRRRRPDDTLTVLSAKPQQTAETFGVRALPRMEWRTVQEAVRASDVVVSGGGGLLQTATSLRSLIYYAGVIREAQTANRPAAIFAQGIGPLDFLGKQIVRRTCCDIELACVRDEGSATLLRSLLPRVDVRLAADPVLAADLPEPAAGGAVLAREGLRGVQGDMVAVIVRHAAIFDRLLPQIAALVDRLALEHRAQVILVPLQAPDDADAATHVIRRCKSAPVLLAGGYDLPSLAAIIRACSAVVSMRLHALIVAALAAVPFIAVPYDPKIGALMQNLSYPQAALVPGTKVDELADGFWNRRPALAAHLAAATPPLAARARLSFDWLQELVERVTRSPLA; this comes from the coding sequence ATGACCTCGCGGCCGGCGTCGCTGCTGCTATCAGGTTACTGGGGATTCGGGAATTTCGGCGACGAGGCGATCTTGCGCGTCATGGTCGACGAATGGCGGCGGCGCAGACCCGACGACACTTTGACAGTGCTGTCGGCGAAGCCGCAACAGACCGCGGAAACATTCGGGGTCCGCGCGCTTCCTCGAATGGAGTGGCGCACAGTACAGGAGGCGGTGCGCGCATCGGATGTCGTCGTCAGCGGCGGCGGCGGCCTGCTTCAGACCGCCACGAGCTTGCGCAGCCTCATCTACTACGCGGGCGTGATCCGTGAGGCACAGACCGCGAACCGGCCGGCGGCGATATTCGCCCAGGGCATCGGTCCGCTCGATTTTCTCGGCAAGCAGATCGTCCGGCGCACGTGCTGCGATATCGAATTGGCTTGCGTGCGCGACGAGGGCAGCGCAACCTTGCTGCGGTCGCTGTTGCCGCGCGTCGATGTGCGCCTCGCTGCAGATCCCGTTTTGGCCGCGGACCTACCGGAACCCGCCGCAGGCGGAGCGGTGCTCGCGCGCGAGGGCTTGCGCGGCGTGCAGGGCGACATGGTCGCCGTGATCGTGCGCCACGCCGCCATCTTCGATCGACTGCTGCCGCAGATTGCGGCGCTTGTCGACAGACTCGCGCTCGAACATCGGGCGCAAGTCATACTCGTTCCGCTGCAGGCGCCCGATGATGCCGACGCAGCGACGCACGTGATCCGGCGCTGCAAGAGCGCGCCGGTGCTGCTCGCCGGAGGCTACGACTTGCCGTCGCTGGCAGCGATTATCCGCGCTTGCTCGGCGGTCGTCTCGATGCGGCTGCACGCTTTGATCGTCGCAGCGCTCGCGGCCGTTCCGTTCATCGCCGTGCCGTACGATCCGAAGATCGGCGCGCTGATGCAGAACTTGTCCTATCCGCAAGCGGCGCTCGTTCCGGGTACGAAAGTGGACGAATTGGCCGACGGCTTCTGGAATCGCCGGCCTGCGCTCGCCGCGCATCTCGCGGCGGCGACGCCGCCCCTTGCCGCGCGAGCCCGCCTCTCCTTTGACTGGCTGCAGGAACTTGTGGAGCGCGTCACCCGCTCTCCGCTTGCCTGA